In the Deferribacterota bacterium genome, TGGGATAATATATATAAATATAAGCTATATCCATATTTAAAGAGCATAGTAGGTGATTAGTTTAGTTTATTCTCTTTGCTAAAATTGTAATACCACCTTTTGTCTTTTCATTTATATTAACACAAATATTAAAATTATCAGGTATATAGTGCTCAACCCTTGATGAAAATTTAATTAAACCAATTTTCTGTCCCTGTGTTATTTTATCTCCTACTGCTGGATAAAAAACAACCCTTCGAGCAACTACT is a window encoding:
- a CDS encoding phosphatidylserine decarboxylase, with the translated sequence VVARRVVFYPAVGDKITQGQKIGLIKFSSRVEHYIPDNFNICVNINEKTKGGITILAKRIN